The following proteins are encoded in a genomic region of Dyadobacter sp. UC 10:
- a CDS encoding SDR family NAD(P)-dependent oxidoreductase produces MFDLSGKTALVTGGASGIGLAISKTFAKQGATVHILELNLELATQVVNEIIADGGKAEAHALDISKQADVVNVINAIAASSPIHILVNNAGIAHIGKADTTSEIDFDRIMNVNVKGVYNCLMATIPHLKSNGGGVILNMASIAATVGIPDRFAYSTAKGAVFSMTLSVARDYLYDGIRCNSISPARVHTPFVDGFIAKNYPGKEEEMFEKLSKTQPIGRMAKPEEIGALALYLCSDEAGFITGCDYLIDGGFEKLNN; encoded by the coding sequence ATGTTTGATTTAAGTGGAAAAACAGCGCTTGTAACTGGTGGCGCGAGTGGTATCGGTCTTGCAATATCCAAAACATTTGCAAAGCAGGGAGCTACGGTACATATATTGGAACTCAATCTGGAACTGGCGACTCAGGTTGTGAATGAAATTATTGCCGACGGTGGAAAAGCCGAAGCGCACGCACTTGATATTTCGAAACAGGCCGATGTGGTAAATGTGATCAATGCGATCGCGGCTTCGTCTCCTATTCATATTCTCGTCAACAATGCCGGAATTGCGCATATTGGTAAAGCGGATACCACTTCCGAAATTGATTTTGACCGGATTATGAATGTCAATGTGAAAGGGGTTTACAACTGTCTGATGGCGACCATTCCGCATTTGAAATCCAATGGCGGCGGCGTGATCCTGAATATGGCGTCTATCGCGGCTACTGTCGGTATTCCGGACCGTTTTGCCTATTCAACTGCAAAAGGGGCGGTTTTTTCTATGACATTATCAGTGGCACGGGACTATCTGTACGACGGGATCCGTTGCAACAGCATTTCTCCTGCCCGGGTACATACTCCTTTCGTGGATGGATTTATAGCTAAAAATTACCCTGGCAAAGAAGAGGAAATGTTCGAAAAACTATCCAAGACGCAGCCCATCGGCAGAATGGCCAAACCCGAAGAAATCGGCGCACTCGCATTATACCTCTGCTCCGACGAAGCAGGTTTCATCACCGGCTGCGATTATCTGATCGATGGGGGATTTGAGAAGTTGAATAATTGA
- a CDS encoding UxaA family hydrolase, which produces MASQLLKIHPSDNVIVALRDQPAGSQVSLEGAAYNLQYGVSAKHKFVTEDIDTGGAIIMYGVLVGRATQPIKKGEPITTFNLKHDAHDYSTANRQPYSYTQPDVSKWLGRTFNGYHREDGRVGTYNYWLVVPLVFCENRNVLIMKDAFERELGYAQTDMYRDQVREFLHLYQQGDMRTIKNLQTFVDAPVAARKKPERPFKNVDGVKFLTHEGGCGGTRLDANTLCSLFAAYAVHPNVAGITVLSLGCQNSELKTLEDEIKKRDPHFNKPFFAFEHQKGTEYSLMSGAIKETFMGLAKINEFERSAAPLSKLSVGLKCGGSDGFSGISANPVLGHLSDLVVGIGGQTLLAEFPELNGVEQELLNRCVTEEKAAKFEKLMRDYAGKAEAVGSAFAFNPSPGNIKDGLITDAIKSAGAAKKGGNAYISDVLNYTERATEPGLQLVCTPGNDVEATTGQTAAGANIILFTTGLGTPTGNPICPVAKVATNSPLANRMPDVIDFDCGPVVDGTQSIEQNAEALLEYVINVASGELTKAQQLGQDDFIPWKRGVSL; this is translated from the coding sequence ATGGCTTCACAGCTTTTAAAAATACATCCTTCTGATAATGTAATAGTTGCATTGCGGGATCAGCCTGCTGGATCTCAGGTGTCGCTTGAAGGGGCTGCTTACAACCTGCAATATGGTGTCTCGGCCAAGCACAAATTCGTCACCGAGGATATTGATACCGGCGGCGCTATTATTATGTACGGGGTTTTGGTGGGCCGGGCAACGCAGCCGATCAAAAAAGGCGAGCCGATCACGACTTTTAATCTCAAACACGACGCGCACGATTACAGCACAGCCAATCGCCAGCCTTATTCCTATACACAACCTGATGTGAGCAAGTGGCTTGGGCGTACTTTCAATGGATATCATCGGGAAGACGGTCGAGTAGGTACCTATAATTACTGGCTGGTAGTTCCGCTCGTTTTTTGTGAAAACCGCAACGTGCTGATCATGAAAGATGCATTTGAGCGGGAGCTGGGTTACGCGCAAACAGATATGTACCGTGATCAGGTGCGGGAATTCCTGCATTTGTATCAGCAGGGAGATATGCGGACCATTAAAAATCTGCAAACTTTTGTAGATGCGCCGGTCGCAGCCAGGAAGAAACCGGAACGTCCGTTTAAAAATGTGGACGGAGTGAAATTCCTGACGCACGAAGGCGGCTGTGGCGGCACCCGGTTGGATGCCAATACATTATGCTCGCTTTTCGCGGCTTACGCGGTGCACCCGAATGTAGCGGGAATCACGGTTTTAAGTTTGGGTTGCCAAAATTCCGAACTGAAAACGCTGGAAGACGAGATCAAAAAGCGTGACCCGCATTTCAATAAACCGTTCTTCGCATTTGAACACCAGAAAGGCACCGAATACTCGCTCATGTCGGGCGCGATCAAGGAGACTTTTATGGGTTTGGCCAAAATAAATGAATTCGAAAGATCAGCTGCGCCACTTTCCAAACTTTCGGTGGGGTTAAAATGCGGTGGTTCTGACGGTTTTTCAGGAATATCCGCAAATCCGGTCCTGGGACACTTATCTGATCTGGTGGTAGGTATCGGCGGACAAACTTTACTCGCTGAATTTCCGGAACTGAACGGGGTAGAGCAGGAGCTGCTTAACCGTTGCGTGACCGAAGAGAAAGCTGCGAAATTTGAGAAACTGATGCGCGACTATGCAGGCAAAGCCGAAGCGGTGGGTTCTGCATTTGCATTCAATCCTTCCCCTGGAAACATCAAAGACGGACTGATTACCGATGCGATCAAATCTGCCGGCGCCGCGAAAAAAGGTGGGAATGCCTATATATCTGACGTGCTGAATTACACCGAAAGAGCAACCGAGCCAGGCTTGCAACTGGTTTGCACACCCGGAAATGACGTTGAAGCAACTACGGGGCAAACGGCCGCAGGAGCAAATATCATTCTATTTACAACCGGATTAGGAACACCGACAGGCAACCCGATCTGTCCCGTAGCGAAAGTAGCGACCAACTCACCGCTGGCCAACAGAATGCCCGACGTCATCGATTTCGACTGCGGACCGGTCGTAGATGGGACGCAGAGCATTGAGCAAAATGCCGAAGCCTTGCTCGAATACGTGATTAATGTCGCCAGCGGCGAGCTTACCAAAGCGCAGCAGCTCGGACAAGACGACTTCATCCCCTGGAAACGCGGCGTGTCGCTTTAA
- a CDS encoding AraC family transcriptional regulator produces MKPQLLKVPKGLQKSFSIRQDVVLYFYNRWHYHPELELIHIEQGSGTQFVGDNISSFQNGDLLLIGPNLPHYWRCDEKYFHRESKLYAQATVLHFSEAILGKTFLDLPENKSIAELLFKARLGMKISGNGTEKVKKLLRELLNQQNGNSIIALLQILESLSHCPGVELLTDKPYLDEFDQFDTDRINHIYQYSLSNFQRKISIEEISEVANISPHSFCRYFKSRTRKTYSQFLLELRIGHACKLLSEAKIPVAQVCFESGFNNFANFNKYFKLHTGKSPLQYQKEFRKIPISRHHTNLNSVL; encoded by the coding sequence GTGAAACCACAGCTGCTCAAAGTTCCGAAAGGGCTGCAAAAATCATTCAGTATCAGGCAGGATGTCGTGCTTTATTTCTATAATCGCTGGCACTATCACCCTGAACTTGAACTGATACATATCGAGCAGGGATCTGGCACTCAGTTTGTTGGCGACAATATAAGCAGTTTTCAAAATGGCGACCTGCTGTTGATCGGCCCCAACCTGCCGCATTACTGGCGTTGCGATGAAAAGTATTTTCACCGTGAAAGTAAATTGTACGCACAAGCAACGGTACTCCATTTTTCCGAGGCAATTCTTGGTAAAACTTTTCTCGACCTTCCTGAAAACAAGTCCATTGCAGAGCTGCTTTTTAAAGCCAGGCTCGGGATGAAGATCTCAGGAAATGGCACTGAAAAAGTAAAAAAGCTCCTGCGGGAGTTGCTTAATCAGCAAAATGGTAACTCGATCATTGCCCTGCTGCAGATACTGGAAAGCTTGTCGCATTGCCCCGGCGTTGAGCTGCTGACAGACAAGCCTTATCTTGACGAATTCGATCAGTTTGACACCGATCGCATTAACCATATTTATCAGTACTCACTCAGCAATTTTCAGCGGAAAATTTCGATTGAGGAAATATCAGAAGTGGCCAATATCAGTCCGCATTCCTTTTGCAGGTATTTCAAAAGCCGCACCCGCAAAACGTACTCCCAGTTTTTGCTCGAATTGCGGATAGGTCATGCCTGCAAATTACTGTCAGAAGCAAAGATCCCCGTGGCACAGGTTTGCTTCGAAAGCGGGTTTAACAATTTTGCCAACTTCAATAAATACTTCAAGTTGCATACCGGTAAAAGCCCGCTCCAATACCAGAAAGAATTCAGGAAAATCCCGATTTCAAGGCACCACACCAATCTTAATTCCGTCCTATGA
- the ade gene encoding adenine deaminase has translation MKLNIVDILQKNIYEAELKISGRHIDSIKNLGPENPALPYALPGFIDAHVHIESSMLTPAQFARLAVVHGTVATVSDPHEIANVLGLPGVDFMIEDGKRVPFKFCFGAPSCVPATVFETAGATIDAEQVGQLLARDEIGYLAEVMNFPGVLNADPDMMAKIAWAKHYNKVIDGHAPGLRGEAARQYASNGISTDHECFTYDEAREKIGYGVKVLIREGSAARNFDALIPLIAEFPEQIMFCSDDKHPDNLVEGHINVLIKRALALGYDLWNILRAACVNPVLHYNLPVGLLKEDDPADFIIIDNLKNFNLLQTWINGKKVAENGISNIPDLQSDHPNHFSCLPKTAGDFALNYDNANGEQIEVRVIEAFDGQLITGQAFEQLTISHNAIESNPDIDILKIVVVNRYNDAKPAVAFIKNFGLKGGAIASSVAHDSHNIIAVGVDNERIAEAVNLIIGAKGGVAAVGQGKQKLLALPIAGLMSDEDGYKVAAGYTEIDQFVKNELKSTLQSPFMTLSFMALLVIPSLKLSDKGPFDGENFKFIPLSI, from the coding sequence ATGAAGCTTAATATTGTCGATATCCTGCAAAAAAATATATACGAAGCCGAGCTGAAAATCTCTGGTCGGCACATTGATTCCATCAAAAATCTGGGTCCGGAAAATCCTGCATTACCTTATGCACTGCCCGGTTTTATAGACGCACATGTACATATAGAAAGCTCCATGCTGACCCCCGCACAATTTGCCCGCCTGGCAGTTGTGCATGGTACCGTCGCCACAGTTTCCGATCCGCACGAGATCGCCAATGTATTAGGCTTGCCAGGGGTGGATTTTATGATTGAGGATGGAAAAAGGGTGCCTTTCAAATTTTGCTTTGGCGCACCATCCTGCGTTCCGGCAACCGTTTTTGAAACTGCCGGTGCTACGATCGATGCGGAACAGGTGGGACAGCTACTTGCGAGAGATGAAATAGGCTATCTGGCGGAAGTGATGAATTTCCCCGGTGTACTGAATGCAGATCCCGATATGATGGCAAAGATCGCCTGGGCGAAGCATTATAATAAAGTAATAGACGGACACGCACCGGGGTTGAGAGGCGAAGCTGCGAGACAATATGCCTCCAACGGAATAAGTACTGATCATGAATGTTTTACGTATGATGAGGCGCGGGAAAAAATCGGTTATGGGGTCAAAGTCCTCATCCGCGAAGGCAGTGCAGCCAGAAATTTTGACGCACTAATTCCGTTGATCGCGGAATTCCCGGAACAGATCATGTTTTGCTCGGACGATAAACACCCCGACAACCTGGTCGAAGGACATATTAATGTACTCATCAAACGGGCGCTTGCCTTGGGTTACGATCTATGGAATATCCTGCGCGCAGCCTGTGTAAACCCCGTTTTACATTATAACCTGCCCGTTGGGTTGCTGAAAGAGGACGACCCCGCCGATTTCATCATTATAGACAATTTGAAAAATTTCAATTTGTTGCAGACGTGGATTAATGGCAAGAAAGTGGCCGAAAATGGCATTTCCAACATCCCTGACCTGCAAAGTGACCATCCGAACCATTTTAGCTGCCTGCCGAAAACAGCAGGCGATTTTGCATTAAACTATGATAATGCAAACGGTGAGCAAATTGAAGTAAGGGTAATTGAGGCTTTCGACGGTCAACTGATTACCGGACAGGCATTTGAGCAGCTCACTATTTCTCACAATGCAATAGAAAGCAACCCGGACATTGACATTTTGAAGATCGTGGTGGTAAACCGTTACAATGATGCAAAACCGGCTGTGGCATTCATCAAAAATTTCGGTTTGAAGGGAGGCGCTATTGCCTCCTCGGTCGCGCACGACTCGCATAATATCATTGCGGTCGGTGTGGACAACGAGCGTATAGCCGAGGCAGTTAACCTGATTATCGGGGCGAAAGGAGGCGTGGCGGCAGTTGGTCAGGGCAAACAAAAGCTATTAGCCCTTCCAATCGCAGGTTTGATGAGCGATGAAGATGGTTATAAAGTAGCGGCCGGTTACACGGAGATTGATCAATTTGTTAAAAATGAACTGAAATCAACTTTACAATCGCCTTTCATGACACTTTCTTTCATGGCGCTGCTGGTGATCCCTTCTCTTAAACTGAGCGATAAAGGCCCTTTTGACGGTGAAAATTTCAAATTTATCCCATTAAGTATTTGA
- a CDS encoding RNA polymerase sigma factor, giving the protein MAHLRYKQEEELCFWDQFRKGDENAYACLYRSYVHILYQYCSQFTIDKPLIKDCIHDLFVELWRNRMTLGDTTSVRFYLMASIKRKLVRHLNAQQKHTSNEDIPVEYWHINTPSHENHLISEEEFESTNQHLNVAINGLPRRQREAIFLKFYMNLNNHEIADLMKINIQSVYNLVFGALGNLKKQMTLDRLTF; this is encoded by the coding sequence ATGGCTCACCTACGCTACAAGCAAGAAGAAGAACTCTGTTTTTGGGATCAGTTCAGAAAAGGCGATGAAAATGCTTACGCATGCCTGTACCGCTCTTACGTTCACATTCTTTACCAGTATTGCTCACAGTTTACGATTGACAAACCATTAATTAAAGATTGCATTCACGACCTCTTCGTGGAACTATGGAGAAACCGAATGACGCTGGGTGACACCACTTCCGTCCGGTTCTATTTGATGGCGTCTATCAAAAGAAAGCTGGTTCGCCACTTGAATGCACAGCAAAAGCATACGAGCAATGAAGATATTCCGGTTGAATACTGGCATATCAACACGCCTTCGCACGAAAATCACCTGATCTCCGAGGAAGAGTTCGAATCGACGAACCAGCATTTGAACGTAGCGATCAACGGTCTGCCACGTCGCCAGCGTGAAGCTATTTTTCTTAAATTTTATATGAACCTGAACAACCACGAGATCGCCGATCTGATGAAAATCAATATCCAGTCGGTGTACAACCTGGTTTTCGGTGCATTGGGTAACCTGAAAAAGCAAATGACGCTGGACAGGCTTACTTTCTAA
- a CDS encoding replication-associated recombination protein A: MTTLTTPLAERLRPRTLDDFVGQEKLLGPKGPLRRAILQNAIPSMIFWGPPGVGKTTLALLIAETTKRQFYNLSAISSGVKDLREVLARPSGLFPAILFIDEIHRYNKSQQDALLGAVEKGQVTLIGATTENPSFEVNSALLSRCQVYILEAFGEEELKNLISRALEKDQWLKEKSIKFKSYDALMRLSGGDGRKLLNLLELVVLGKGEAKKIEINDEWVTEVAQQNIARYDKSGEQHYDIISAFIKSLRGSDPNAAVYWMARMIVAGEDPSFIARRMLIMASEDIGNANPTAVIMANACMQAVNVIGYPECRIILSQVAIYLATSPKSNASYVAIGDAMEAAKNTAHLPVPLHLRNAPTKLMKQIGYGKGYKYSHDFEGNFAKQNFLPDEIKGSKFFEPGKNAREEEIRKKLQNWWGDWYDY, from the coding sequence ATGACCACACTAACCACTCCTCTTGCCGAGCGCCTTCGCCCCAGGACACTGGACGATTTCGTCGGCCAGGAGAAATTGTTAGGCCCGAAAGGACCGCTCCGCCGGGCAATATTACAGAATGCTATTCCCTCCATGATTTTCTGGGGACCACCCGGAGTAGGAAAAACCACATTGGCTTTGCTGATTGCGGAAACTACCAAAAGGCAATTTTACAATTTAAGCGCGATCAGTTCCGGGGTAAAAGATCTTCGGGAAGTATTGGCCAGACCTTCGGGACTTTTTCCGGCGATTCTTTTCATCGACGAGATTCACCGTTACAATAAAAGCCAGCAGGATGCGCTACTGGGAGCTGTGGAAAAAGGCCAGGTAACGCTGATCGGCGCTACTACTGAAAATCCGTCATTCGAAGTCAATTCGGCACTTTTATCCCGTTGCCAGGTGTATATTCTCGAAGCATTCGGTGAGGAGGAATTGAAAAATCTGATCTCTCGGGCATTGGAAAAAGACCAGTGGCTGAAAGAAAAAAGCATCAAATTTAAATCTTACGATGCACTAATGCGGCTCTCGGGCGGCGATGGCCGGAAGCTCCTTAACCTGCTCGAACTTGTGGTACTCGGCAAAGGCGAAGCTAAAAAAATCGAAATCAATGATGAATGGGTAACAGAGGTTGCGCAACAGAATATCGCCAGGTATGATAAGTCGGGAGAGCAGCATTATGATATCATCTCGGCATTTATCAAATCTCTCCGGGGAAGCGATCCGAATGCCGCTGTGTATTGGATGGCAAGAATGATCGTAGCCGGCGAAGATCCTTCTTTCATTGCGAGACGAATGCTGATCATGGCGTCGGAAGACATTGGGAACGCAAACCCTACCGCAGTAATTATGGCTAATGCATGTATGCAGGCCGTAAATGTGATCGGTTATCCGGAATGCAGGATCATCCTTTCGCAAGTGGCTATTTATCTGGCCACTTCACCCAAAAGCAATGCCAGTTACGTGGCGATCGGCGATGCGATGGAAGCTGCCAAAAACACTGCGCATTTACCGGTACCATTGCATTTGCGTAATGCACCTACCAAATTAATGAAGCAGATCGGTTATGGAAAAGGGTACAAATATTCACACGATTTCGAAGGCAATTTTGCCAAACAGAACTTTTTGCCGGATGAAATCAAAGGCAGTAAATTCTTCGAGCCGGGAAAAAATGCGCGGGAGGAAGAAATCCGCAAAAAGCTGCAAAACTGGTGGGGGGATTGGTACGATTACTGA
- a CDS encoding YfbU family protein, with protein MSVQKMIPESIPLLERQLLINQCRLLALLGDEKEKEVNEKRIEILEKGYTGLYPKVFNTLYEEVPISVYNEISDIMKMYGRINDSVRLLTDEEKNSLNLSALEFEGFDEDNGMYYYMMSYLVDRMDEHGEYKGKQLKSHNSSCMVKYNRMLSVFSEYEKTDKFQYSAQDLQKFIDLVEANAEQNR; from the coding sequence ATGTCCGTCCAGAAGATGATCCCTGAAAGTATTCCCTTGCTCGAACGCCAGCTTTTAATCAATCAATGCAGGCTCCTGGCTTTGCTCGGTGATGAAAAAGAGAAAGAGGTTAACGAAAAAAGGATCGAAATCCTTGAAAAAGGATATACCGGCCTTTATCCTAAAGTATTCAATACGCTGTACGAAGAAGTGCCGATTAGTGTGTACAATGAGATTTCGGACATTATGAAAATGTATGGGCGGATCAACGATTCAGTCCGCCTGCTTACTGATGAAGAAAAGAACAGCCTAAACCTGTCAGCCCTTGAATTCGAAGGCTTCGACGAAGATAATGGAATGTATTATTATATGATGTCTTATTTAGTAGACCGGATGGACGAGCATGGAGAGTATAAAGGCAAACAGCTCAAATCTCACAACAGCTCTTGTATGGTCAAATACAACCGGATGCTTTCTGTTTTCTCTGAGTATGAAAAGACTGATAAATTTCAGTATTCAGCCCAGGATCTCCAAAAATTCATCGATTTGGTAGAGGCGAATGCCGAGCAGAACCGCTAA